Proteins encoded together in one Solanum lycopersicum chromosome 7, SLM_r2.1 window:
- the LOC101247342 gene encoding FCS-Like Zinc finger 13, translated as MIGNRSKPVIGKLTGAAFSGSRTMDGATSPRSPLDFKFPSPRGLKSFDFGGVGLAIVAALEKSGGKNGEIPANKAVYNRNSNRSLPIPVISPSKNSARFRPEIEETEMDSFEEYTIVTCRAPGNKPYTKVYGDRSKRENRKCNRPSVFNISPANIGIFPAEQNSDFLSSCNLCQKKLHGKDIYMYRGEKAFCSTECRYRQIMMDEQKEKCSSTSVDVATPPYGNGQIFSTGILAI; from the exons ATGATAGGCAATAGATCTAAGCCGGTGATCGGAAAACTCACCGGTGCAGCTTTTTCGGGTAGCCGGACGATGGATGGTGCTACCAGTCCAAGAAGTCCACTCGATTTCAAGTTTCCATCACCAAGAGGCTTAAAAAGCTTTGATTTCGGTGGTGTTGGATTAGCTATAGTAGCTGCACTAGAAAAGTCCGGCGGTAAAAACGGCGAAATCCCGGCGAACAAAGCCGTTTACAACCGGAATTCAAACAGATCCCTTCCAATTCCGGTGATTTCTCCGTCGAAAAATTCAGCTAGATTTAGACCAGAAATTGAGGAAACAGAGATGGATAGTTTTGAAGAATATACAATAGTTACTTGCCGTGCACCAGGTAATAAACCCTACACAAAAGTATACGGCGATAGAAGTAAACGGGAAAACAGAAAATGTAATCGTCCAAGCGTTTTTAACATATCTCCGGCGAACATTGGAATTTTTCCGGCAGAACAAAATTCTGATTTTCTCAGTTCATGTAATTTGTGTCAAAAAAAGTTACATGGCAAAGACATATACATGTATAG GGGCGAGAAAGCATTTTGTAGCACAGAGTGTCGATACAGGCAAATAATGATGGATGAGCAGAAAGAAAAGTGTAGTTCAACATCTGTTGATGTTGCTACTCCACCATATGGAAATGGACAAATCTTCTCCACTGGAATACTCGCtatttaa